The sequence TTCTATAACTATTAACGCTCCTATTTTTCGAGTTTGGAGCACCTTTATTGATTTCTTAACTTCTTTAATAGTAGCTTCTCTTTCATCTCCTTGATTTGAAGAGAATATGCCCTCACCAAAAAACTTTCCACGACCTAACTGTTCAAGAGCACGACGTAATTCTGGTTGAAAAACGATAGGTATAGCAACAATACCAATGGTCATTATCTGAGTCAACAACCAATTTATTGAACGAAGTTCTAATCTATCACTAATAACCATAGCTACTAGTAAAACTAATAGTCCTTTTAAAAGCTGAATTGCCCTCGTACCACGAATTAATAAAGTCATTCTATAAAAAAGAAAGGCAACTAACGCAATATCTATTATGTCTATCAAAGTTATCTGAGAGAATATGTCAGTGACTCCCTCCCACATTTTTGCCACTCTCCATTCTATAACTTTTATAACACACCAATCAACATACGTAAATAATTCTACATCATATATATTTAATCCTTCTTATCATTTTTAACGGAAAATACCATAAAGGTATTCTCTACAGTTCGCACACCTATTCTTAATTATCTGGTTTTCTACCTGTAAGTTATTTCGCTTAATGATAGGTGATTTGCAATTTGGACAATAGGTAGTCTGATAATCATGATTCAAAATATTACCTATATAAACATGATTAAGTTTATCTTTTGCTATGTCATAGGATTTAATAAGTGTTTTTAATGGTGTTGGTGAATTATATGCCTTAAAACTCGGAAAATATCTAGTAAAATGAATCGGTATATTTACATCTGAATCTTGTACCCAATCAACAAAGTTTCGAATCTCATCTAAATCATCATTAAGTTCAGGAACTACAAGATAAGTTAGTTCTATATGAACCCCTGTTTGATATAACCTTTTGATTGTTGTTAAGACTGTTTTAAGTTTTCCACCTAATGAATGATATGTTTTTTCTTGAAAAGATTTAACATCTATATTTGCAACATCAATAAACGGTAGTAAACTATCTAGAGCTTTTTGTGACATCATCCCGTTAGAAACCACTATATTATTATAACCCGCCTCTTTTACTTTTGTAGCAATAGGGTACATAAATTCTAACCAAGTAGACGGTTCAGAATAGGTGAAAGCAACACCTATTATTTGATTATTCTTATTATAACTATCTAACATATTAACAATATTTCGTGTATAATGATTATTCTCATTATATAAATACCTAAACTTCAATCTATCATGAGATAGTTTAAAGTTTTGACAATAAAAGCACTCCATATTACATCCAGTTAGTCCTAATGATAAGACCGAATGTCCGGGATAGAAG comes from Natranaerobius trueperi and encodes:
- the amrS gene encoding AmmeMemoRadiSam system radical SAM enzyme, producing MSLPPNIYLKENGFISCLICSRRCRLKDGEVGFCGNKMAKTVSNELQIVFREVSKIEAFNIDPIEKKPLYHFYPGHSVLSLGLTGCNMECFYCQNFKLSHDRLKFRYLYNENNHYTRNIVNMLDSYNKNNQIIGVAFTYSEPSTWLEFMYPIATKVKEAGYNNIVVSNGMMSQKALDSLLPFIDVANIDVKSFQEKTYHSLGGKLKTVLTTIKRLYQTGVHIELTYLVVPELNDDLDEIRNFVDWVQDSDVNIPIHFTRYFPSFKAYNSPTPLKTLIKSYDIAKDKLNHVYIGNILNHDYQTTYCPNCKSPIIKRNNLQVENQIIKNRCANCREYLYGIFR
- the cdaA gene encoding diadenylate cyclase CdaA, whose amino-acid sequence is MWEGVTDIFSQITLIDIIDIALVAFLFYRMTLLIRGTRAIQLLKGLLVLLVAMVISDRLELRSINWLLTQIMTIGIVAIPIVFQPELRRALEQLGRGKFFGEGIFSSNQGDEREATIKEVKKSIKVLQTRKIGALIVIERETGLNDIVETGIKINGEISAELLINIFMPLSPLHDGALVINNNLIKAGGCYLPLTEKPNLGKELGTRHRAAIGITENSDAISLIVSEETGAISLAENGKLSRYLDEDELESFLIKLWGGNEERSKSFWHWRLGN